In the Pueribacillus theae genome, TTGAAAAAATAAAATGGTTTAAAAAGCGAGGGTGCAGCACCCCCGCTTTTTGATTGTGACCGAAAAATAAAATCCAGCGACAGTTAAAGGATAGATAAGCAACCGAGGCACCAAACTGTTCTTAAATTAATTGTGAAATTTAGGGAGGAATTTGTCATTTAGTGTTGAATCATTGATTTTATAGGCCTAGTAACCTGGGATGAAAATATCAAAATAACGTTCCCTCTTCCCCTTTTTGACATCATCCCCATTCACAATCCTCTAGTCAAAACTTTCCTTTTTAAAAAAATAAGAAAGAGGACGCGTAAGCGTTTTTCTTAAGATAGAAAGCATAATTTTTCTCTTTCGCAAATTTAAACGTATGAAAATAGTCTTCTAACCGCCCCCGCTAATACGGGATAAAATACTAGCTGACCCTAACCTCGAAATGTTGTATAAAGAATTAAAAGACTCATCAAAGGAAAACTGACAAAAAGGCATTCGCTTTTTCGTAAACGGATTAAATAACTAACTGTAAAAAAAAATAACATTTTTATAGAAAATCGAGAAAAATTTTTAAAATTAATGCAAAATTTAAGAAGGAATTTGTCAATTGGTGTAGAATAATCGGATTTATAGGTCCTAATAACCTAGGATGAAAATACCATAATAACCTTTTCTCTTCCTCTTTTTGACACATTCCTCATTCACAATCCTCTAGTCAAAACTTCCCTTTTTTAAATTAAACGTTTGAAAGGATGAATAAAATGGAGCAAAAACTCGATTTAATGACGCCTGATGTCATATCCCAATTCCTGGTCGGATGGGATCGCCTGAATCCGAGGTAGAAAAACATACCGCCTATAAGAAGAAAAGTTAAACCAAGTATGCCTCCCGTCATATACAAAGCTTCCAAGGTGATTCCTCCCCCATTAGATGAAACATTAATGATTGGATTCATTAAAATAATCAATCGGAACAAACAGACCTACTTTTCCATATTCTTCATGATCTAATGTCGCAAAGACAATCCCAATCACCTGGCCGTTTTGATTAATAATTGGACTTCCGCTATTCCCTCGATAAATCGGAGCCTTAACCATCATGACTTCTTTTTCCCAATTCTCCAATTTTATATAATCAATGATTGTCCCCTCGTTAGCAATCCCTTGAAATTGAAGTGGATTTCCAATAACTTGAATGGGTTCATTGGAAACAAATTTTGTTCGTTCTGCCAGATGTAAATATGGTAAATTTTCACCCTTTGTTTCTAAAACAGCCAGATCAATCGATGGATCTGTCATAACAACCTCTGCAGTAAATAACCCATCATTAGGAAACGAAACGGTAACAGTCTCCTTTCCATCAATAACATGATCGTTTGTTAAGATCGTTCCATCACTCGATATCGAGAAGCCTGTCCCTCTGCTATCTTCCGTCGCGATCACAACAACTGCTTTTTTATATTCTTTTATGTCGTCTTGAGTTGATAATTTAGCAGAGGTTATGAGAAAATCTATCGCTGGAATTGAAAATGTTTGTGGTATGAGGGCAATTGCATTGAAAACCATTGCCATGGCAATCAGCCAAAATACCCATTTAGGGAATGGGCGTTTTGCTTTTGAACTCGACTTCCTTTGTTGTTCTTTAGCCGAGATTTCCTTTTGCGCTTCTAGAACAAGGTCATGCATCTGTTCATCGTCGAGATCTTCGAATAAATCCTCGTCAAACTTGTTTCGGTCTTTGCTCCCCATGCAACCACCACTGTTCGCTTAAAATTTTTAACTCCCAACGGATCGCGCCTATTCGTCATTTTAACATAAAAGACCCACAGTCTGGTTTAGACTTGTGAGCCTTGCATGAAAGTCATGCTCCCTCCATTGCGGTATTTCCGATTGATTTTTGTTTTATGTTTACGGATTTTCTTGGTAGGGCTAAATCTTTCGGGGCTAGAAGAAAAAGTAGAAGTTATCAAAAATACAATGGCAACCAAAGATGGTGTTTCCAACATGCCAGCAATGAAATTAGCCGTTTTTGAAATATCAGATACAGTCAAGCGTTTTGAAAATACGCAAGAAAAACATGAACGTACTCTTGATGTTTTATCAAGAAGGTCGATAGATCA is a window encoding:
- a CDS encoding S1C family serine protease yields the protein MGSKDRNKFDEDLFEDLDDEQMHDLVLEAQKEISAKEQQRKSSSKAKRPFPKWVFWLIAMAMVFNAIALIPQTFSIPAIDFLITSAKLSTQDDIKEYKKAVVVIATEDSRGTGFSISSDGTILTNDHVIDGKETVTVSFPNDGLFTAEVVMTDPSIDLAVLETKGENLPYLHLAERTKFVSNEPIQVIGNPLQFQGIANEGTIIDYIKLENWEKEVMMVKAPIYRGNSGSPIINQNGQVIGIVFATLDHEEYGKVGLFVPIDYFNESNH